The proteins below are encoded in one region of Bacteroidota bacterium:
- a CDS encoding purine-nucleoside phosphorylase: MSTDVATLTQALAGQIRARYQGVPDLAIILGSGLGDFATTLTDPVIIPVSELSGYPASTVDGHAGQIIFGKSGGKTVLAFKGRLHVYEGYEPALTVIPVWIARHLGVKTLIVTNAAGGINPGFSVGDLMLITDHIGFQFRNPLIGPNPDQMGPRFPDMSEPYDRGLIARAEEIAIREGILCRKGVYLALTGPSYETPAEIRMLRVLGADAVGMSTVMEVIQAAHLGLRVLGISLISNMASGMSDSKLSHSEVNEVGQARKAVFTRWIHSIISEL; encoded by the coding sequence ATGAGTACCGACGTTGCCACCCTGACGCAGGCGCTTGCCGGGCAGATCCGTGCCAGATATCAGGGCGTTCCTGATCTCGCTATCATTCTGGGCAGCGGACTGGGTGATTTTGCCACCACGCTGACCGATCCGGTGATTATTCCGGTTTCAGAACTCAGTGGTTATCCCGCCAGCACCGTTGACGGACATGCCGGACAGATCATTTTCGGAAAATCGGGTGGAAAGACGGTTCTGGCTTTCAAAGGCCGGTTACATGTTTACGAGGGATATGAACCGGCATTGACGGTTATTCCCGTTTGGATCGCCAGGCACCTGGGTGTGAAAACCCTGATCGTCACCAATGCGGCAGGTGGAATAAACCCGGGCTTTTCGGTGGGCGATCTGATGCTGATCACCGATCACATTGGTTTTCAGTTCAGAAATCCGCTGATCGGACCGAATCCCGATCAAATGGGACCACGATTTCCTGATATGAGTGAGCCATATGACCGCGGACTCATTGCCAGGGCCGAAGAAATCGCCATCCGGGAAGGAATTCTCTGTCGTAAGGGAGTGTACCTGGCACTTACCGGTCCGAGTTACGAAACCCCGGCCGAAATACGGATGTTACGGGTGCTGGGTGCCGATGCCGTTGGAATGTCAACGGTGATGGAAGTGATTCAGGCGGCCCATCTGGGACTGAGAGTGCTGGGAATTTCCCTGATTTCCAACATGGCATCCGGAATGTCGGACAGCAAACTCTCTCATTCCGAAGTCAACGAGGTGGGGCAGGCTCGTAAGGCTGTTTTCACCCGATGGATTCATTCAATCATCAGTGAGCTATGA
- a CDS encoding NupC/NupG family nucleoside CNT transporter, with amino-acid sequence MFILQGIVGLIIIIGLAWLFSSNRKAINWKLVGIGISLQVVFGIFVIRGRDLGQIWSPLEWPKMAFDFVSTVFVQLLAFTVEGSRFVFGNLAISPGFNDSLGFFFAFQVLPTIIFFASIMSVLYHLGIMQKVVQGVAWLISKSLRTSGAETLSVSANIFVGQTEAPLVIKPFIGKMTQSELMAVMIGGMATIAGGVMASYVQMLGFSFAQAKGIPIQEAQIQFAGQLLGASIMAAPAALLIAKILVPETGTPETTGHVKVPVEKTSSNVIEAAAAGAADGLKLALNVGAMLLAFIALIALVNWLLGQLGEVTGLNAWLVDTYKQPLKLELMLGLVLQYLAMGIGVPVADALNFGSLIGTKIILNEFVAYLNLADMVKANMLDPKTITMATFALCGFANISSIAIQIGGIGPLAPHRQSDLAKLGLRAVLGGTLATLMTASIAGVLG; translated from the coding sequence ATGTTTATACTTCAGGGAATTGTGGGTCTCATAATTATCATCGGTCTGGCCTGGCTGTTTTCAAGCAACCGGAAGGCCATTAACTGGAAACTCGTGGGAATTGGAATCAGTCTTCAGGTGGTTTTCGGCATTTTTGTTATCAGAGGACGCGACCTCGGTCAGATCTGGTCACCGCTGGAGTGGCCAAAAATGGCCTTTGATTTTGTAAGCACTGTGTTTGTTCAGTTACTGGCATTTACCGTTGAGGGATCCCGTTTTGTCTTCGGAAATCTGGCCATCAGCCCCGGATTCAACGACTCTCTCGGCTTTTTCTTCGCTTTTCAGGTTCTGCCAACCATTATTTTCTTTGCCAGCATCATGAGCGTGCTGTACCATCTGGGGATCATGCAGAAAGTAGTTCAGGGAGTGGCCTGGCTGATTTCAAAATCGCTCAGGACATCAGGCGCAGAGACCCTCAGTGTATCAGCCAACATTTTTGTCGGGCAAACCGAAGCACCGCTGGTGATCAAACCGTTTATCGGTAAAATGACCCAGTCCGAACTCATGGCAGTCATGATTGGCGGAATGGCTACCATCGCCGGCGGGGTGATGGCCTCCTACGTTCAGATGCTTGGGTTTTCCTTTGCACAGGCAAAAGGAATCCCGATTCAGGAAGCACAGATTCAGTTTGCCGGTCAGTTGCTGGGTGCCAGTATCATGGCCGCACCGGCAGCCTTGCTGATTGCTAAAATTCTGGTACCTGAAACCGGAACGCCTGAAACAACCGGACATGTGAAAGTGCCAGTGGAAAAAACATCTTCCAACGTCATTGAGGCGGCTGCAGCCGGGGCCGCAGACGGACTGAAACTCGCGCTAAATGTGGGGGCCATGCTGCTGGCCTTTATTGCCCTGATTGCGCTGGTGAACTGGCTGCTGGGTCAGCTGGGAGAAGTAACCGGCCTGAATGCCTGGCTGGTCGACACTTACAAACAACCACTGAAACTTGAACTCATGCTGGGATTGGTGCTTCAGTACCTCGCCATGGGAATCGGAGTGCCGGTCGCTGATGCACTTAATTTCGGATCACTGATCGGTACGAAAATCATCCTGAATGAGTTTGTAGCCTACCTGAACCTTGCCGACATGGTAAAAGCCAACATGCTGGATCCGAAGACCATCACCATGGCCACCTTTGCTTTGTGCGGATTTGCGAATATTTCCTCCATTGCCATTCAGATCGGCGGAATCGGACCGCTGGCCCCTCATCGCCAGTCCGATCTGGCCAAACTTGGACTCCGGGCAGTTCTTGGCGGAACCCTGGCCACACTGATGACGGCCTCCATCGCCGGGGTGTTGGGATGA
- a CDS encoding thymidine kinase codes for METHVRPGWIEVICGSMFSGKTEELIRRIRRAQIARQRVEIFKPRLDNRYSETHIVAHSDQSIPSTLIESAAEMILLSENADVIGIDEVQFLGMEVVPVVEHLANAGKRVICAGLDQDFRGLPFEPVPQLLAIAEYITKTQAICMVCGAPALRSQRLTAATSRVQLGAKDSYEPRCRHCFVPPPAEKKG; via the coding sequence ATGGAAACCCACGTTCGCCCCGGTTGGATAGAAGTGATTTGCGGCAGTATGTTTTCGGGAAAAACCGAAGAGCTGATCCGCCGCATCCGCCGGGCGCAGATTGCCCGGCAACGGGTTGAAATTTTTAAACCACGGCTGGATAACCGTTACAGCGAAACCCATATCGTGGCGCACAGCGATCAATCCATTCCCTCGACCCTGATTGAAAGTGCGGCCGAGATGATCCTTCTGAGCGAAAATGCCGATGTGATCGGTATTGATGAGGTCCAGTTTCTGGGAATGGAAGTCGTTCCTGTGGTTGAACACCTTGCGAATGCCGGAAAGCGGGTCATCTGTGCCGGTTTGGATCAGGATTTCAGGGGACTCCCGTTTGAGCCGGTTCCCCAATTGCTGGCCATTGCCGAATACATTACCAAAACCCAGGCCATCTGCATGGTATGCGGGGCTCCGGCTTTGCGGTCCCAGCGGCTGACAGCGGCCACCAGCCGGGTTCAGTTGGGTGCTAAGGACAGCTATGAGCCCCGTTGCAGACATTGTTTTGTTCCCCCTCCAGCAGAAAAGAAAGGATAG
- the cdd gene encoding cytidine deaminase encodes MNTTGHPSERLINLARTIQSKARAPFSLFRVGAVLVTSSGALYTGCNIENSSYSLTICAERVAIFKAISEGETTFTDLYLCGDAPAWTHPCGACRQVLMDLAGPDLAIHLIHRDNSVRTVTCSDLLPDHFSASDLPS; translated from the coding sequence ATGAATACCACCGGACATCCTTCCGAACGATTAATCAACCTTGCAAGAACCATCCAGTCGAAAGCACGGGCCCCCTTTTCTCTATTCAGAGTGGGAGCGGTGCTGGTCACTTCTTCCGGGGCACTTTACACGGGTTGCAATATTGAAAACAGCAGCTACAGTCTGACGATCTGTGCAGAACGGGTGGCCATATTCAAAGCCATTTCTGAAGGCGAAACCACTTTTACCGACCTGTACCTGTGCGGTGATGCCCCTGCCTGGACCCATCCGTGCGGAGCCTGCCGGCAGGTTCTCATGGACCTGGCTGGTCCTGATCTGGCTATTCACCTGATTCACCGGGACAACTCAGTCCGTACGGTCACCTGCAGCGACCTGTTACCCGATCATTTCAGCGCTTCGGACCTGCCTTCCTGA
- a CDS encoding WD40 repeat domain-containing protein, with product MIDQAAISRIFRDSPKLRLGSGSLKSLTLHPNGREVIIGTTVGMEIRDLHSGELIRMVDCHDDFVTAVAVSPVNNQVATGSDDQTVIIWNLADYTPIRTIQVKQGPINAIAFNLLGTQIAVANKTGKTLIFEVKSGALVHTLEGHKDSVYSLAYSGNGKVLVTGSRDSTVRVWDPYTGDCTRIFEGHNGSIYSVTVNSNGTVAISGSWDNTIKWWDIRSGAMIRSVEANKSSVEVVTISPGDEIVVAGGLDKSSTVWDFHEGILLNTLQGHDFGVYAAAVTRDGKTILTASDDGTWCVWNTDSGELIRKTNGFNGAVESVIWEPSTDRLIASGKGKQIRFWNLETRDIERVIDHPTHVKDMIADTRRNRLIVAGLEKSLRFYHLVTGDLLSTTDVHDYYVNNVLLSSDGQYILTAGWDMLIKLWKADDLTLIRSFAGHKESILKTLISEDNRYLVSGDEKGIVMVWDTHTGDLVAEVHAHSGPVTGMVFDPDGDSLFTTGKDGHLIDWAFPAMTKQRHSVPHEKGTLCLIQSAKNHFLITGGGDKHIAVINRKTHQKAAQLKGHQSRVISLLTDSGDRLLVSGNVDGTIYVWKLG from the coding sequence ATGATCGATCAGGCAGCCATTTCCAGAATTTTCCGCGATTCACCGAAACTCCGTCTCGGCAGCGGAAGTTTAAAATCCCTCACCCTGCATCCGAATGGTCGCGAGGTGATCATCGGAACCACCGTCGGTATGGAAATCAGGGACCTTCATTCCGGTGAACTGATCCGTATGGTCGACTGTCATGATGATTTCGTGACCGCTGTGGCCGTTTCTCCGGTTAATAACCAGGTGGCCACCGGCAGCGATGATCAGACCGTGATTATCTGGAATCTTGCCGATTATACGCCCATCCGCACCATACAGGTCAAACAGGGCCCCATCAATGCCATTGCATTCAACCTGCTTGGCACTCAGATAGCCGTCGCCAATAAAACCGGCAAGACCCTCATTTTCGAAGTTAAATCCGGTGCCCTGGTTCACACACTTGAAGGACATAAGGACTCGGTCTATTCTCTGGCCTACAGCGGCAACGGAAAAGTCCTGGTTACCGGCTCACGTGATTCCACCGTCCGGGTATGGGACCCCTACACAGGAGACTGTACCAGGATTTTTGAAGGACACAACGGCTCCATTTATTCAGTAACGGTCAACAGCAACGGGACCGTTGCGATCAGTGGCAGCTGGGATAATACCATTAAATGGTGGGATATCCGCTCCGGTGCCATGATCCGCAGTGTGGAAGCCAATAAGTCCTCCGTCGAAGTGGTTACCATCAGTCCGGGCGATGAAATCGTGGTGGCGGGCGGACTCGATAAATCTTCCACAGTCTGGGATTTTCATGAAGGCATTTTACTGAATACCCTGCAGGGTCATGACTTCGGCGTCTATGCTGCAGCCGTCACCCGCGATGGGAAAACCATTCTGACGGCATCGGATGATGGCACCTGGTGTGTCTGGAATACCGATTCCGGTGAATTGATACGCAAAACCAACGGATTTAACGGTGCGGTGGAATCGGTCATCTGGGAGCCGTCCACTGATCGGTTGATTGCCTCGGGGAAGGGAAAGCAGATCCGGTTCTGGAACCTGGAAACGCGCGACATCGAACGGGTTATCGACCATCCGACACACGTGAAGGATATGATTGCCGATACCCGGCGTAACCGGTTAATTGTGGCCGGACTCGAAAAGTCTCTCCGTTTTTACCACCTGGTCACCGGTGACCTTCTCTCCACTACCGATGTTCATGATTATTATGTCAACAATGTCCTGCTTTCTTCAGACGGACAGTACATTCTGACGGCCGGATGGGATATGCTGATCAAATTGTGGAAGGCCGATGACCTTACATTGATCCGGTCCTTTGCAGGTCATAAGGAATCTATTCTTAAAACCCTGATATCTGAAGATAACCGGTATCTGGTCAGCGGGGATGAAAAAGGAATTGTGATGGTGTGGGATACTCACACCGGCGATCTGGTGGCCGAGGTTCATGCCCACTCGGGTCCCGTCACCGGCATGGTGTTCGATCCAGACGGCGATAGCCTGTTTACCACGGGCAAAGACGGACATCTGATTGATTGGGCATTCCCTGCCATGACCAAACAACGTCACAGCGTTCCGCATGAAAAGGGAACCCTTTGCCTGATTCAATCGGCCAAGAACCATTTTCTGATTACAGGCGGTGGCGATAAGCACATTGCTGTCATCAACCGGAAAACCCATCAGAAGGCTGCCCAGCTGAAAGGACATCAGAGCCGTGTCATTTCCCTCCTGACCGATTCCGGTGACCGTTTACTCGTCAGCGGTAACGTGGATGGTACCATTTACGTCTGGAAACTGGGTTGA
- a CDS encoding DUF3987 domain-containing protein produces the protein MKSPLFSLNSHADEFSKDEPLQHNINGSGVNETETDLPQDQETNIFPVEVFPQTVQEIIAATNESLQYPADFIGSSLLYALSIAIGNTHRAEVKKGWVESSVLYLAIVARAGTNKSHPLSFALQPIVDQDRKSYSLYEQQRRDYEKMVNLPKKERQDQAIDETVKPHWQKYLISDFTPEALAEVHKFNKRGIGVYVDELAGWFKNFNRYNKGSEMEFWLSQWSGRPINIDRKTGEPIFIPLPFISVAGTMQNGILNELAKENRTQNGFIDRILFVIPDNIRKEYWSETELPPDISERWKAIIHKLLSLSVPIDDTGNPSPIVLMFKPEAKQALIEWQRFNTDQSNKADNETLSGIFSKMETYVARFALILELLQYACNESDKQAIGLRAVHGAILLVEYFKRSAEKVNSILQNASPLDKHPADKQIVYNALPDTFTTEQGLQIVVRLGMKERTFKRFLNDKGLFCRTSRGEYEKLI, from the coding sequence ATGAAAAGTCCCCTGTTTTCATTAAACAGCCATGCCGATGAGTTTTCCAAGGATGAGCCATTGCAACACAACATCAACGGGTCCGGGGTTAATGAAACCGAAACGGATCTACCCCAAGACCAAGAAACAAACATTTTCCCGGTTGAAGTATTCCCCCAAACTGTTCAAGAAATCATTGCTGCAACAAATGAAAGCCTACAATATCCTGCCGACTTCATCGGGTCTTCCCTGCTTTATGCCCTTTCCATTGCAATTGGGAATACCCATAGAGCTGAGGTTAAAAAGGGATGGGTGGAAAGTTCTGTCTTATACCTTGCCATTGTTGCCCGGGCAGGAACGAATAAAAGCCACCCATTAAGCTTTGCCCTTCAGCCAATCGTTGATCAGGACAGGAAATCTTACAGTCTATATGAACAACAACGAAGGGACTATGAAAAAATGGTCAACCTTCCAAAGAAAGAACGGCAAGACCAAGCCATTGACGAAACGGTTAAACCCCATTGGCAGAAGTACCTGATTTCGGATTTCACACCTGAGGCCCTTGCAGAAGTCCACAAGTTCAATAAACGGGGAATCGGGGTTTACGTTGATGAATTGGCCGGTTGGTTCAAAAACTTCAATCGGTACAATAAAGGCAGCGAGATGGAGTTTTGGTTGAGTCAATGGAGTGGAAGGCCAATCAACATTGACCGGAAAACAGGGGAGCCCATTTTTATTCCCTTGCCATTTATTTCGGTGGCCGGGACTATGCAAAACGGGATCCTGAATGAACTTGCCAAAGAAAACCGGACTCAAAACGGGTTTATTGACAGGATCCTGTTTGTTATTCCCGATAATATAAGAAAGGAATATTGGAGCGAGACGGAGTTACCACCCGATATTTCAGAACGGTGGAAAGCAATCATCCATAAACTTTTGAGTTTGTCGGTTCCAATTGATGATACAGGGAACCCCAGTCCCATAGTTCTAATGTTTAAACCCGAAGCAAAACAAGCCTTAATAGAATGGCAGAGGTTTAACACAGACCAAAGCAATAAAGCAGACAACGAGACGTTGAGCGGTATTTTCAGCAAGATGGAAACGTATGTTGCACGGTTCGCTTTGATACTTGAATTACTTCAATATGCCTGCAACGAAAGCGATAAACAGGCTATAGGATTACGGGCAGTTCACGGGGCTATTTTGTTGGTTGAGTACTTCAAAAGGTCTGCCGAAAAAGTAAATTCAATTCTGCAAAATGCCAGCCCATTGGATAAACATCCTGCCGATAAACAGATCGTTTACAATGCCTTACCAGATACATTTACGACCGAGCAAGGCTTACAAATAGTGGTCAGGCTGGGGATGAAAGAAAGAACCTTTAAGCGGTTCCTTAATGACAAAGGGTTGTTCTGCAGGACAAGCAGGGGTGAATACGAAAAGTTAATTTAA
- a CDS encoding toprim domain-containing protein, translating into MDNRLLPALKRYFWDLDVLMDWEIGFDASGPDWVEIHFPYRSIDGKAVNIKTIRYGLDLKRKKDGTRFIGSGIPVPFYGVHQINQAGNKGKPIALVESEKTVLTLYRWMPKYVWLASGGTSGVTKEKARDLTGRDILIYFDADEPGRKGAEKAAQLLTQYGCRVKIMDPFPDRVDGWDLADEFLRVHDSWPENNERLIGDAYEWTDWTVLSSGGEK; encoded by the coding sequence ATGGATAACAGACTACTCCCTGCCCTGAAGCGATATTTTTGGGATCTTGATGTTTTAATGGATTGGGAAATCGGTTTCGATGCAAGTGGTCCTGATTGGGTTGAAATCCATTTTCCTTACCGGTCCATTGATGGAAAAGCAGTTAATATAAAAACCATCCGGTACGGACTGGACCTGAAAAGGAAGAAGGATGGAACCCGTTTTATTGGAAGTGGGATTCCTGTTCCCTTTTACGGGGTCCACCAGATAAACCAAGCCGGGAACAAAGGAAAACCGATTGCCTTGGTTGAAAGTGAAAAGACAGTCCTGACCCTTTACCGTTGGATGCCTAAGTATGTTTGGTTGGCATCCGGTGGGACCAGTGGGGTAACAAAAGAAAAGGCCCGGGACCTTACCGGAAGGGATATCCTGATCTATTTTGATGCAGATGAACCGGGACGGAAGGGTGCAGAAAAAGCTGCTCAATTATTAACCCAATACGGTTGCAGGGTTAAGATAATGGACCCCTTCCCTGACCGGGTTGATGGGTGGGACCTTGCAGATGAATTTTTAAGGGTCCATGATTCTTGGCCTGAAAACAATGAACGATTGATCGGTGATGCCTATGAATGGACCGATTGGACTGTCCTATCATCCGGGGGTGAAAAATGA
- a CDS encoding helix-turn-helix domain-containing protein, which yields MTRISEAFPKEEKPLSTEEVCRLFDIHPQTANRWRRIGRLPYHETPGGRKVFYLYSEVLEALKQNPSKRKPKAR from the coding sequence ATGACCCGGATTTCTGAAGCCTTCCCCAAAGAAGAAAAGCCACTATCCACCGAGGAAGTCTGCAGGCTTTTTGATATCCACCCACAAACCGCAAACCGATGGAGACGGATTGGGAGACTTCCCTATCATGAAACCCCCGGTGGCCGGAAGGTCTTTTACCTGTATTCGGAGGTCTTGGAGGCCCTGAAGCAGAACCCATCCAAAAGAAAACCCAAGGCAAGGTAA